A region of the Litchfieldia alkalitelluris genome:
AATAATCTCTAATATTTGATTTTTCATGTTTTTCCTTCTTTCTTAAATACTTATCATAATATCTTACTAATAAAAGTATTTTAATGTAAAATAATCTTAATACTTATAGTATTCTAGTAATCATATTAACAGAAAAAGAGGAAAAAATAGAATGGAAACTGGAAAAAATCAATTTGTACATACTAGAGGATTGGTTATGGTAATGGTTGGCGCTATGCTTTGGGGGCTTTCCGGTACAGCAGCACAATATTTGTTTCAAACCGTTAATATAACAGCAGAATGGTTGGTCACGGTGAGGATGCTCATATCTGGTATGTTATTACTGCTTTTTGCCGGATTTAAGGGGAAGGGTATTTGGAGCGTGTGGAAATCTAGAAAAGTAGCATTTCAATTCCTATTGTTTGGCATCTTAGGAATGCTAGGTGTGCAATATACTTATTTTGCTTCAATTGCTACAGGAAATGCTGCGACTGCTACAATTCTTCAATATTTAGCACCAGTATTTATTGTTTTATTTTTTATTATAAAAATACGGAAATTACCTACCACTACCATCTTTTTATCTATTGTTTTAGCTCTATTAGGTACCGTATTACTTATTACAAACGGTAGCTTTTCTGGATTGACTGTACCATTAATTTCAGCGGTATGGGGTATTTTATCAGGTGTAGCATTAGCATTTTATACGATCTATTCCGCTACACTTTTAAAGGTATGGGATTCGCTTATTGTAACAGGTTGGGGAATGGTAATTGGTGGTTTGACGATTAGTTTTTTTACAACGCCATGGGAAACCGGATATGTTGAGTGGTCCATAACTGCTGTTTTACTTATTTTATTTGTTATCTTTTTTGGGACATTGGTAGCTTTTTATCTTTATATTGGAAGTTTAAAGTATGTCACAGCTGAGGAAGCAAGCATTTTATCGAGTGTTGAACCTTTAGCTGCCTGTCTAGCAGCAATTATCTTCCTTAATTTGTCACTTGGTATGGTTCAAATGATAGGTGGACTATTTGTAATTATTACAGTTTCAATTTTATCCATCAAAAAGAAAAAAGTAATCATAGATACAAATGCAGGGTAAACCAAAACTCGGTTTACCCTTAGTTAACTACTTTTGATATAATTTCGTAAACTGTTCTTGAAGTAATCGTGTAATAGGTTTACGAAGTGGTAGTGTATGTTGATTAACTATCGCAATTGGTTGAACCTCTAAAGATGTACTTGTAATAAAAGCTTCATCAGCGTCTAATAAGAATTGTTCATTAAACTCTTTTTCAATTACTTGTAGATTATTTTCTTGTGCAAGCGTAAAAACTGTGGCACGGGTAATCCCATGTAATATTTTCTTTGTAGCAGGTGGGGTATATACTATTCCGTCTTTTACAACAAAAATATTACTACTAGATCCTTCTGTAATGAAAGAATCTTTAACAAAAATCGCCTCATCAAAACCGTTAATAACTGCATTTTGTTTTGCTAATACATTAGGTAACAAATTTAGAGATTTAATATAGCAGTTTGCCCATCTTTCATCCTCTGTTAAAACTACTGAAATTCCTTTTTCACGTTTCTCCACATTAGTTTGCCTTGCGGGTTTGACCGTCATCGCTAATTGGGGTACAACATCCGGAAAATAATGAGTTCTAGGAGCAATCCCTCTAGTGATTTGTATGTAGACCTCAACTTCTTTTATGGTAGAGCGCTTGATACCCTCTTTCATTAATTCTAGCAAATCTGTTATTTCTAAAGGTAGTTTTAATTGTATCGCATCAGCACTTTTCTGAAGACGCGCTAAGTGTTCCTCAGCTAAAAATAATTCCCCGTTGTATACTCTTATAACCTCATATACGCCATCGCCAAATTGATGACCGCGTTCTTGAATAGGTATGACTTTGGTATCAATATTAATGAATTCTCCATTATAATAAGCTATTTCCATCTGAATTCTCCTTTTTTGTAAGCATTTGCATATAGTTTTTTAATGAATGTAAGTGATTTCCGTTTTTACCTGTAGTTGCACTAGCCGCAAGCATGGAGTTAATAATCGCTTCTTCTGTTGCATCTGCCACAGCAATAAAGGCTTGGTCAAGATCCTCTTCATGGATATTAATGATTTGGTGGAGTTGTTTATTTGAGTAGTGGTTTATTTGGTTTCTCGTTGAAAATCCAATAAAAACATCACCACTACCATGACCAATATATGAGCCTGTCCGGCTAAGTCCAACAGTTATTCTTTTTAACAATCTATGTATTTGTCTGCTTGAAGCGGGTAAATCAGTTGCCAACACAATAATAACAGAACCTTTATCGCGGCTAAATGAAGTAGATTGTTCAACTACTTGTTTAAGATCTAAGCCGACTTTTTTTCCATCAATTTGTAAATGCTCAAGCTGACCAAAGTTAGTTAGAGCTAAAACACCTAATGTATATGTACCATGTTCATATTCAATAAGCCTTGAGGATGATCCTATTCCCCCTTTTAGACCAAAACATTTCATCCCAGTGCCAGCACCAACATTTCCTTCAGCAAAATTGATAGAGGTATTTTGTAACGCCTCAAAAACATGTGCTTCTTGAACGGCAAAAGAACGAATGTCGTTTAAGAACATATCATTGCACTCGGCAACTACTGCATTTACAGTCCCTGTTGTTGCGCCAATATCATGATTTTGTTCAAGCATATATTTCAAAAGGGCAGTTGAGCATGTTCCAACACTAAAGGTGTTAGTTAAGAGAATAGGAGTTTCAATCGTACCAAGTTCGTTAATCTGAATGGTCCCAACTGTTTTGCCAAAACCATTTAAAACATAGGTACTAGCTACTACCTTGTTTTTGAAAATATTACCTTGATGAGGAAATATAGATGTGACTCCAGTCTGAATTGATCCATTACTTAATGTTGAATGACCTACTGTCACTCCCTCTAAATCCGTAATTTTATTTAAGGTACCTGTGGGTAAGGAGCCGATTTTTATTCCATAGTCTTGTAAACGGTTCATTGCTACCTCCATGTTTAACAATTATTAAATGATAAGAGATTTATTATAATGATTACACGATAAATGAAGAAAATCAATTTTAAAATTAGTATGTTTTTTTGGAAATTTTATAAAGACCATATAAATCTATTGATAATTTACTCATTAAGAGTGTCGAGTGGCTATGAAGAATAGGGTTTAGTGATTTAAAAGGAACTTTTAATCCTTTAAGAGGAATGTTATAGAATGTGTTGAATTTATTAAGAATGGTAAATAAATTTTGAAAGTGAGGAAGACCTATTGAATATTCTTATATTAGGTGGATCCAGGTTTCTTGGTTATCATTTAGTGAAAGAGGCAGTAAATAGAGGGCATGAGGTAACTATTTTCAATCGAGGTATTTCTGAAACACAAGATCTACCTAATCATGTTGAAATTCTAAAAGGTGACCGAAATGGTGATTTAACACCTCTAAAAGATCGTTCTTGGGATATTGTCATCGATACATCTGGCTATATCCCTAGACTGGTAAAAAATTCTGCTGAACTACTGTCACAGAACACCGATTTATACGTATTCATATCAAGCATTTCAGTTTACAACGATTTTTCAGTTCCTAAAATTTCAGAAGACGCACCTGTTTTAACCCTTGAAGATCCTACTATTGAAGAAGTAAATGGTGATACGTATGGTCCACTAAAAGCACTATGTGAAAACGAAGTCGAGAAAGCGTTTGCGAATCGAGCGTTAATTATTCGTCCAGGACTAATCGTTGGCCCGGATGACTATACTGACCGTTTTACATATTGGCCAAGAAGAATATCTGAAGGTGGAGAAGTACTTGTTCCAGGTGATAAACCGGGGTCTAATGTGCAGTTTATAGATGTAAGAGATCTTGCCACTTTCACCCTAATGATGGCTGAAGGAAAAAAGAATGGTGTTTACAATGTTACAGGACCAACCAGTGCCTTAACTTTTGAAGAGTTTATGATGGAATGCAAAAAGGCAACAGCCAGTAATGCAAATTTCACTTGGGTTAGTGAGGAGTTTTTAGAAGAG
Encoded here:
- a CDS encoding EamA family transporter produces the protein METGKNQFVHTRGLVMVMVGAMLWGLSGTAAQYLFQTVNITAEWLVTVRMLISGMLLLLFAGFKGKGIWSVWKSRKVAFQFLLFGILGMLGVQYTYFASIATGNAATATILQYLAPVFIVLFFIIKIRKLPTTTIFLSIVLALLGTVLLITNGSFSGLTVPLISAVWGILSGVALAFYTIYSATLLKVWDSLIVTGWGMVIGGLTISFFTTPWETGYVEWSITAVLLILFVIFFGTLVAFYLYIGSLKYVTAEEASILSSVEPLAACLAAIIFLNLSLGMVQMIGGLFVIITVSILSIKKKKVIIDTNAG
- the dat gene encoding D-amino-acid transaminase; the encoded protein is MEIAYYNGEFINIDTKVIPIQERGHQFGDGVYEVIRVYNGELFLAEEHLARLQKSADAIQLKLPLEITDLLELMKEGIKRSTIKEVEVYIQITRGIAPRTHYFPDVVPQLAMTVKPARQTNVEKREKGISVVLTEDERWANCYIKSLNLLPNVLAKQNAVINGFDEAIFVKDSFITEGSSSNIFVVKDGIVYTPPATKKILHGITRATVFTLAQENNLQVIEKEFNEQFLLDADEAFITSTSLEVQPIAIVNQHTLPLRKPITRLLQEQFTKLYQK
- a CDS encoding DmpA family aminopeptidase — translated: MNRLQDYGIKIGSLPTGTLNKITDLEGVTVGHSTLSNGSIQTGVTSIFPHQGNIFKNKVVASTYVLNGFGKTVGTIQINELGTIETPILLTNTFSVGTCSTALLKYMLEQNHDIGATTGTVNAVVAECNDMFLNDIRSFAVQEAHVFEALQNTSINFAEGNVGAGTGMKCFGLKGGIGSSSRLIEYEHGTYTLGVLALTNFGQLEHLQIDGKKVGLDLKQVVEQSTSFSRDKGSVIIVLATDLPASSRQIHRLLKRITVGLSRTGSYIGHGSGDVFIGFSTRNQINHYSNKQLHQIINIHEEDLDQAFIAVADATEEAIINSMLAASATTGKNGNHLHSLKNYMQMLTKKENSDGNSLL
- a CDS encoding SDR family oxidoreductase, whose protein sequence is MNILILGGSRFLGYHLVKEAVNRGHEVTIFNRGISETQDLPNHVEILKGDRNGDLTPLKDRSWDIVIDTSGYIPRLVKNSAELLSQNTDLYVFISSISVYNDFSVPKISEDAPVLTLEDPTIEEVNGDTYGPLKALCENEVEKAFANRALIIRPGLIVGPDDYTDRFTYWPRRISEGGEVLVPGDKPGSNVQFIDVRDLATFTLMMAEGKKNGVYNVTGPTSALTFEEFMMECKKATASNANFTWVSEEFLEEHQVGPWVELPLYLPSKMNMAGMLDVDITKAFEEGLSIRPLNETIQDTIEWDRQRLLKEDDRKAGLKKEKEQSLLNESKRSLA